In Scylla paramamosain isolate STU-SP2022 chromosome 17, ASM3559412v1, whole genome shotgun sequence, one DNA window encodes the following:
- the LOC135108265 gene encoding uncharacterized protein LOC135108265: MEQANKRFILRTAERISFRFDIYLGDAGGKRSRADHEDVNVEKMSEPAKKKLIFSDDDMSPLPASPPPDAPSGQESQQQQPTSQSIPPPQESLMPPPTEAQPQRSDESTVGGKEGQEVKKKSQENRKKKNIPPNTPEDDSTPKLPVAPAAPRKKLVPRVIKTTPVIDSDDDDLFAFNSEMF; encoded by the exons atggagcaagctAACAAACGTTTCATCTTGAGAACTGCGG aacgcatctctttccgctttgatatctatctgggcgatgctgggggtaagcgaagccgtgctgaccatgaggatgtcaatgtggagaaaatgtcagaacctgcaaagaagaaattgatctttagtgatgacgacatgtcgccactgccggccagcccacctcctgacgctccatcaggacaggagtcgcaacagcagcagccgacATCGCAGTCGATTCCGCCACCTCAGGAGTCGCTGATGCCACCTCCGACCGAAGCACAGCCGCAACGGTCAGATGAGTCGACAGTAGGCGGcaaagagggtcaggaggtgaagaagaagtcgcaggaaaacagaaaaaaaaagaatattccccctaacacgccagaggacgacagcacaccaaaactccccgttgctccagccgcccctcgtaagaagctggttcctagagttattaaaactacgcccgtcattgacagcgatgacgatgatctcttcgccttcaattcggaaatgttttga